ATCGTTCCAGGCCGACCAACTATCAATAATGCCAGCGGTAGCGCTGCTAGCAGCACCAGTAACGGCTGCCCTGATACGGCCACACCCGGACTTAAGCTCGACTGCACCAACAAGAATCCGATTTATAGCTTGCTTCAGTTCATAATCAACTGGGCGGTCCGCTTGCTGGCGGTGCTAGCGGTCTTTGCCATCGTCATCAGCGGCATCCAATACATCGTTTCTCAAGGCAATCCCGATGGCATCAAATCGGCCAAGACCCATTTGGTTAATGCCATTATTGGGTTGGTGTTACTATCGCTAATGTTTGTTATCCTGCATTTGTTGGGAGTGACGTGATGAATCTGAATCTGCTCATCTTCAAACTGGCTGTGGCCCAAGATTGTTCGACCGTTTCGACGGCAAAGCGGGGTCTCTTGCCAACCGATCAACAGGTTTGCTCACAAGGCATTAACGCCGTCTTTGTGCTTTTGACTAACGCTCTAAATTGGCTGCTATTTGCCGCTGGCACCTTGGCCGTTATATTTGTGCTAATCGGAGCTTTTCAGTATACAATTTCGGCTGGTAACCCGCAGAGTGTAGCTAAGGCCAAAAACACCATTACTTTTGCGATTGTTGGTTTGGTTATCGTCATACTGGCATTGGTTATAGTAAAATTCGTACGAGGACTATTCACTTGATGCACTACATTCGAATGCTGGCGGTTACAATCGATAACAATGGCAACGTCACTGGCGGCAGCGGTTTTGCTAACCCCAATACCTCGATTGGTACGATTATTCAAAAGGGCGTCAACGTCTTTGCCTTCGTCATCGGCGCTATCTCGGTGATAATGGTGTTAGTTGGAGCCCTGCGCTATGTGCTCTCAGCCGGGAATCCCCAAGCCACCAACGATGCCAAGAATACGATACTGTATGCTGTAATTGGGGTGGTCATTGCTTTCGCCGCCCTAGCTATAGTTCGGTTTGTAACAGGAGCAATTACCTTATGATGAATTTTCGAGTCTCAATCAGGCGCCTAGTATCCAGTTTGGCGCTAACTATCATGGTAGGGCTAGCGCTGGCGCCGGCCCTGACTGGCCCAGCCTCCGCCGCCTGTGATTCCAGCAACTTAACGATTTCCGGCGGAATTTCCTGTGGGGCACCAGCTAGTTCGTCCACGACTTCGCTGTTTGGTGGTAGCGGGAGTCTATTCCAAAGATTGGCTAATACTTTAATTTTCATCGTCGGTGCTATTTCCGTCATCATGGTTATCATCGGCGGCCTGCGTTACGTCCTCTCGGCCGGCAGTCCTCAAGCTACCAACGGAGCCAAAGACACTATTCTCTACGCCGTTATTGGCGTGGTGGTGGCGGGACTAGCCTTTGCCATAGTTAACTTCGTAGTCGGCAGATTCTAATGACAAAAGCGCTCATGCCTGTTACAATTTTCAATAAATAGCAATCCTATAGGAGTAATCATAATCAAAATGAATCGATCAAGACTCAGAAACGCAGGGCTTTTTGTGACCGAAGTCGCCATGGCCAGCTTCGTTTTGCCGCAGGCTGTCGGCGCAGCCGATTGTGCCAACGTGCCCTCGGCCCTATGTTCCGGCGTCAATGCAGCTCAACCGACTGGCGCCAAAGACAATCTATTCTCGAGCGGTGGGCTGTTCCAGAAAGTGTCTAACACTCTGATTTTCATAGTCGGTGCCATATCCGTCATCATGTTAATCATCGGCGGTTTGCGCTACGTTATTTCGGCCGGAAACCCTTCGGCTGTGACTGGCGCCAAAGACACCATCCTATTTGCCATCATTGGTTTGGTCGTGGCAGCTCTAAGCTTTGCCATCGTGAGCTTCGTAGTCAGCAAACTCGGTTAGTTCAAACCAGCACAAAAAAACGGCCCGCAGGCCGTTTTTTTATTACTAGGCTAGTTAGCCCATTGGTTCAACTTTAATCTTTTTGACCTTATCTTGGATGGCCTTTGGAATCGTCACGGTCAAAACCCCGTCTTTCAAACTGGCTTGGGCTTTTTCGGCCACCGTTGCCACCGGCAATATGATGGAGCGGGAAAAGGCACCCCAGTAGCATTCCTGGACGTAGTAATGTTCACGGTCAACTTCTTTTTCGTCGACGCGTTCGCCGCGCAAAGTTAACATATCATCGGATACGCTGATATCGATTTGATCGGGTTTGACGCCCGCGATCGGAGCTTTGATGACGATGTTATCCTTGGTCTGATAGACATCGACGGCCAGCTGACCCTCTAGATCTTCGCTATCCCCTAGCCATTCATCGCTAGCTTCCACGTCGCCCTCTAAGAAATCATCATTTAAAACGTCTTCGTCTGAACTATCGGCATTCTTGCGAGCCATAATTACCTCCGCTTAATTGCTCTTCGGCCATTGGCCCCACCATAACAGGTTGTCTAACCTGAGCCTTTGGCTTATTATAGGCAGACTAATAGGACAAAAGCAAGGAAGCTTACGAGTGTTAGTTGCCGATCATATTCTTAGTCTGATAGCACCGCATTACTGTTTGGGCTGCGGGGTCGAGGGCGCGCCACTCTGCCCCGATTGCTTGAGTCGCCAGCCAACTAAGCGGCCGACTTGCTATCGTTGCAACAAATTAAGCCCGGGCGGCCGAACCTGCCCAGCCTGCCGTCGCCAGACCAAACTGGCCGGCGTGGTAGTGGCATCTTATTACGAGGGTGTTGTAAAAGAGCTTGTCCAAGCCCTAAAGTATCAGAATCAAGTGGCGGCGGCTCAAACTCTAGCCACTCTCATCACTCCCCTACTCTCCCCCACCGCTTTCGATTGCATCACGGCCATCCCGGGCGCGCCGTCGCGCTATCGCCGCCGCGGTTATCATCAAGCTGAGCTGATCGCCAAAGCCATTGCTCGGGCCACTGGCCTCCCCTATCGCCCACTGCTCGGCCGGCTGGAGGTCGCCAGTCAGGTTGGGATCAGCCGGCGCAAGCGCTTAGAGCAAGTTCGCGGCAGCTTCATCGTCCGCCGGTCGGCTTTGGTAGAGGGTCAGCGAATATTAATAATCGATGATGTTTTAACAACGGGTGCTACCCTCAGCGAAGCGGCCCTAGTGCTCAAATCGGCTGGCGCCAAATCGGTCTGGGGCGCTGTAGCGGCGAAGCATTAAATAATTGCTGGCGGAGAGGGAGGGATTCGAACCCTCGCGGGAGCTTGCGCCCCCCTACCGGTTTAGCAAACCAGCCCCTTCAGCCTCTTGGGTACCTCTCCTTATCCCCAAACCAAACGCTATGCTGGTTTGGTTTGGGGTCCCCATTCCAGCGTCGCAGCGGCACTTCCGGCTGACGCTGCGACGATTTCATCGCACAGCTCTAGCCTTCACATCGCTGCTCCTTCAAGTTTTGCAAACGTTTCACTGGTTTGCAAAACTTATTCTTTCAATTCAGCAGAACCGCTGAATTATAGCCGAATCGACTTTAAAATGATACGCCCCGCCGGGGCGAAGCGTATCGCTTGCATGGCGGGGCGGTCTCACCCATTCAAGTACCGCTGGTACTGAGAGGGTGAGAGGGTGAGCCTGACGGAGATGATGTTGTCGGACAACAGAGCAGCCAGGCCAGCATCGCGGATGGCGGGCCACTTGGCGGTGTCGACTGCTGTTGTCTGAACTTCGGCAAACTTGTGGCAGGCCGGAGCCAGGAACGTCTGGCAATGCCAGTCGATCGCAACCTTGCGCTGGTCCAGCTTCTGGCTCCGAACTGTGAACGTCGCCGTTGCTGGTGCGTTCGTCTGCACGAACTTGACCTTGGAATATGGCAACTCCAGGATGTAGCTGTCGTGTCCGATGGTCAGGCCGAGACGTACCGACGATGCCGGCAGGCTTTGGCCTCGGACGTTGGCCGAACCTCCCCCGCTGCCGAACAGCAGGTTAAAGTGGGCCACCCCGTTGACTCGACCGGAAGAGCCTTCGATGGCGCTGCCGAGTTCGAGCGGGTGAGACACGCTTGGGTTGAACCCAAGCTTCCTCATGTAGTCCGATGCGTAGACCGGGACGTTGTAAGGCGCCAGATTGCGCTCTAGTCCCGCTACTGCGCCAACACCGGCCGAGTAGATGACGGCCAAGATGAAGAGGATGGTGAGGACAACAAAGAGCATCGGTGCCTCCGACTTGCTGTCGGCTTGCAGGGTGCCAGCGGTTGCAGACACGGGATTCTCCTTCGAGGTGCGAGCCAACGGACGTCGGCAATTGGAGGATATATTAGCATAACAATTAATGAATGTCAATATTAATTAACTGGCGGAGGGGGTGGGATTCCGACGAACTAGGCTATTTTTGCACCAGCCCTAACCAATCCTAGGATCTGCCTCATTGCGCTGGCAATTTGGGGGCTTTCAATGATAGTGCCAATCAGTTCCTGGCTGTATGAAATTAGGGCAGTTTTATCCCCATAAACATAGACGTTTACGGGCGCGGTGTAGGTCCCTTGAGGCAAAAACCGCATATCTCGGCCAATTCTCTTATCGTTTTCTTTTGAGTACTCGACGTTATCGGGCTCGTCCGGCTCAATGCCGTAAGTTTTGATGCCCAGTTTGCCGCGCTTTTCCATGTGCAAATATAGGTCTTTGCCCAGCGCGTTAAAATCAGCATCCGAGCGCATAAAGTAAACATCGGCTCGTGTTCTACGCTGGTCTTCATACATGCGCAGAATCCCGTCCCGCCCAGAGAAGAACCGTATGCCGGGTTGATCAAGATAAGTGTAATAAAAATTAAGGAGTTGAGGCATGTTATCACGGACTTGCTTTTCTATCGCCAAGGCATTCTTTCGTTTAGTTTCAACTAATCGCTCCAAGGCGGTCGGGTTTGTGGGCTGATAAACCAGCTTTTTTGCTACATCACTTTTTGTTGCCAGCCCAAGTTCAACCAGTTTATCCAGCACCATATAGGCGTTGGTTCGACCCTCGCCCAGTTTTTCGGCTAGTTGCGGGGGAGTTAGCTTGCCGTTCTTGATCAAAGCTAAATACGCCCGAGCCTGGGATTTTGTTAGGCCTGCTGATTCTAGAAGTTCCGAGTTCATAGTTCAATAATAGTTAATAAATTCTACTTTGTCAATTTAATTTTGACGTTTCTAGTTTCATATTAAACCTGTTAATCAATATTTGTGTACTATAGTATATTGACATTTCATGAAATTACTCTTATAATGCTTGCGCTGAGTCGGGAATCGCCCGGCCAGAGCACAATGACACGGGAGCTACAAGATGGCCTACAGCTCAGAGAGATGCGGCGAGTGCAACGAAGTCATAACCTACAACCTGGCCGACGACAAGGGCTACCTCTACGCCATCCACTACCACAACCACAGAGGCCACGGGCACAGGACGGCTAACTGCGACTGGTGCAACCCCGGCTGGCGTCAGCAGGACTGGGCACGAGCAGCACACCACTAGAACCAGCTACTCCCGGCAGAAGGATACTGTCACAACAAACCCTCCCGGGGAAATACCCCGGGAGCTGACTCGGCGGAAAACCGCCCTGAAGAGTCCGCCCACCGGCGGACGAAAGTCAGCCAACGCAACTTGAAAAAGAGGAGACATGAAGAACAGCGATAGGGAAATCGAAAACTTTGAACGTGAAGCAGAGTCCGGGTACTTCCCCGAAATGCCTCCAACCCTCAAGGCTATGTTTAGAGAGGAACTCGAGCCATCACAAGCTCAGCCTCGTACAGACCACAATGGCAACATCTTCTACCCCTTTTACTGAAAGAACCAAATGACAGAAAAATCCGCCCTTGCCCGCGCCAAAGTCCGCTGGGGCTTGGATCAACCGCCGCCGCAGCAAAATCCAGGACGAGTCAGGTGCAACGACTGCAACACGCGAGTCACCCCAGGCCAACCCTGCCCAAACGAACATCGACACGCCAAACTGCACGCTTGGCTAAACTCAGGCAAAAAACTTCACCGCAATGATGACTCCGGATACGGCTGCTAGGAGAGAGCGAAATGCAAGAACCCAATGCAAAACAGAGGGCAGAGGCGATCTGGGACAAGAACCAGCCACGGAATTGCAGCGTCTGCTGGAAGACCCATAGACCTGGCGACTGTAACTACGATAAGGAGGCTTGGGAGAAGCTTAGTCAGATGCTTGCAAACCGACCCAAGGAGATCATGCTTAACGGGCGAATGCAGTGTGCACCCGATGGTTGCGACATCATAGTCGGAGGCTGCTACTGGCACTCAGACCGCTGCTAACAAAGCAAAGCCAGGATCAAGGACGATCCTGGCTTAACCTTTTGGAAATAATTGCTGGCGGAGGGGGTGGGATTCGAACCCACGGACCCTTGCGGGCCTCCGGTTTTCAAGACCGGTGCACTCGGCCACTATGCGACCCCTCCCCTTAAGTAGGTAAGTATACGATTGCATGGGTTTTTATTCAAGAACACAAGCGGTTCTAACATTGACTTTTAATACTTTTTATGATAAGGTAATTTACAAGTTCTGGCCTAATGCCAGACCCCTGAAACCCAGGGCCTCTCCCGAATGGAAGGATAAGTACCTTGAGACTAGTACACCAAAATACCTTCGCCATCCAGGTCGCTCAGACCTGCCTTCGGCATCCCGATCTACCGGAAGGCCTTTCGCGCCCTTGGTTCGATTTCGAAATCGCGACCAGCAAGTACTTGATTGGGCGCTCCGAACTGGTAGTACGGTTCTTCGACCGCACTACGGTCCACATGTCCATCACCCTGCTCGGTGCTGACAGTGATCATTCACAGTGGATCAAGGGATTCTGCACCTTCAACTACCTTGGGACAGATTTGTTCGTTGGGGTTGAGCTTGAAGACGATCAGTTTGTGTCCAAAGAGGTACGGAGGTTCACGTCGCTGCACCTGTAGCGTTTCGTTTCAAACCGAAAGGTCGTGATGAAGGAAAAGCTCAAGAAGCTCAGGTACCACGTGGTCAACGCCCCGTTCGAAATTGCCATGAGCATCATCCTCTTCTGGCTTATGTCGGCAATGCGGCGCACGCGCAAACGTCGCACCAAGTTCCTGGCCGAACAGGCTCGACACGAGTAGACACCATGCCCCTGTGGCGTTTCGCTGTAACAAGCGGAACGTCCCGGGGGCGTTTCGCTTTATTAAGAGTTCTTCGGCAGAATGATGCTACAGGCGCCGTTGGGATTCAGCTTGCTACGAATGTAATCTTCTGGGTAGGGCTTTTCTGGATTGCGATCGTCGGGGTCGATGACATCAACTTGGCCGTCTGCCCAGCGAGCTAGAATGATCGAATGCAAGGCCCGGTTTTGGCCAAAGCCCGGCAAGACGGTGGCAATCACCGGATGTCCGGCTTGAACAATTTGGGCCACATCACGATCAACCACCTGCTGCCAAAAAAAGTCGGTTTCAGCCTCGTCATCTAAATAACCAAATTCATGCATCCGGCGCTTGTCCCGCTCGGGAATTAAGTCGGTCCGATTCTTGCCGGTCCACCACGAGACAATTTTGATGCCATAGCGTTGGCGCAAAAAGCGCGAAAACTTGGGTCGGCTCCACTCCCCCGCCTCTAACCGAGTAGCTTGGTCCAAGTTATCAATAAATTCTTCCGGTGAGACGCCCTCTAAATAACCGTAGGCCTTGGCCAAAATGTAAAAACAGGTCGGCAGACAAATGCGCAAGCGATCATGTTCACTCAGATTGGGATGCATGGATTGCTGGACCAAGCGGGTCATGGCATTAGGTAGTTGGGTTGGTTGATTGTCTTGGGTCATTAACTTTATTATACCTGTTCGTGCAACAATCAGGCTGCGGTTTGCCCACGCGCTAAGGTTGTAGCATAATCATGGCATGGAGCCTGAAGCGCCAAAACCTCAACCCGGAGCGATTTTTAACCCCCAGACTGATGCTGCTCAAGCGGCACCGCCGCCGGCTGCACCTGAACCCGCGCCTGCTCCGGCCCCGGCCCAAACCCCGGTTCAAGAATCTGGGCCAGAGCCAGTTCAGCCCGAGCCGGCACCAGCAGCCGAGGCGACCGAACCGGCCGAAGCCGATACTCCAGTATTGCAATGGCAGGCCTCAGAATTCGTTCATCACGACAAGCGGATTGGGTGGTATTTGATCTTCTTTGTAGTGGTGGCGGCACTGGTGGCAGTGGCGGTTATCACCCATCAATGGCTCTCAATTGGCGTCTTTGGTTTGATGGCCGTGGCCCTGCTGGTTTATACCAAAAAACAACCCCGAGTCCTAAATTACTCACTGGGCGATCGCGGTTTAACTATCGATACCAAGTTCTACGACTACGATTCTTTTCGGACTTTTGGCGTAATTCAAGATCTGGCCTGGCACCTAATTGATTTGGAACCGATGCGGCGCTTCATGCCGCGGTTGAATATTCTGTTCGAAGACGACAATCGCGATCAAATTATTGAATTGCTGGAACAGCACCTGCCGCGCCAAGACCGCGAGCCCGATTTGGTTGAACGGGCCGCCCGTTACTTACACTTTTAGGCTTTATAATAACCCGAGATTGTGCTAGTCTTTTTTGGTTCGGGCGCTCGTAGTTCAGTTGGATAGAACGTCGGCTTGCGGAGCCGGAGGTCGCAGGTTCGAGCCCTGCCGAGCGCGCCAGAAAGTGTCATAATGATCCTGCACAATGTGCAGGCTTTTTTGGAGAGGTCGCATAGTGGACTAGTGCGCCGCACTCGAAATGCGGTGAGGCTGCAAGGCCTCCGTGGGTTCGAATCCCACCCTCTCCGCCAGTTATAAACCATTGACAAACCATAAGCTTTATGATAAACTATAGCGCCAAGGTCAGAAATGACCCAGAACCTCGACGCAAACCGATTATCTCCGTCCCGAAAGGACACCCCATGGTTGCCACCTTTTCCTCAACCGTCCCCAGTGATGCTTTGCTCGACGAAGCCCGTCGCGCCGGCATCGTCAAGCCGGGTCGCTTCACAACTCAAGAGCTGTCCCGTCTGCTCGACCGAATTTGGGCGGATAACGCCGTCCTGTCCTCCTTTCAGCGTGACCTAGACATAATTTCACCCGATGTGCCACTAGGGGCTCGTCGGATCGTCAGCCACACTGAAGTCTGGGAGGCGCTAAGAGCGATCGTCAGCCACTGAAGCGTCGAGCGCCCCTCACCAAATCCAGCATTTAGTGAGGGGCTCGACCCAAGCATTTAAACCAGTTTTGAATGTTTAGGCCGGTTAAATTTTGCCACTCTGCAGCGCCTGGATCTTAGTCCCCTGCTCTGCGGCCGCGGTACTATCACCCAAATCATTATCAATTTGTTGGAGAAGTTGGCGCAGATCGATACGCTCAGGGCTGAGAGCCAGGCCTTTTTCCAGCAGTCCCCTCCCCTGCTCCAATCCAGTTTTCTTATCTGTTGCTAACCTCAGCGCTAGCACGGCTCTTAATAAGTAGTACTGCGAGTTTTCTTGCGGGTAGCGTTCCAAAATCCGCTGCGAGCTATTTAGGAGCCCCTGGGCATAGAACAGTTGAGCCAAAGCAAAATGGTCGTGCTTAAGTCCAGAAAGGGTTCTAGCGGCCTCAGATGAGCCCAAGAGGCTAATCATTTGATCGACTTTGCTCCAATCGTCTTGAGCGGCGTAGCCCAAACCCAATTGAGTTTGGGCGGCAGCATCATTGGTTGAATTTTGAACAGCAGCTTCGGCGGCACTGGCGGCGGCTTGGGGCTGGTCAAGCTCCAAGAGCGCCTGAGATTTAACCACTAGAGCCTCGGTGCCAGCCCCGTGGTTGGTGGCCGCTTCGGCATTGGTCAGAGCGGCCTTATTTTGGTCAGCTTTCAGATAGGTTTGCGCCAATTTTAGATCAATTTGCGGATTATTGGGCGCCAGCGTGTCGGCCACCCGGTACCATACTAGAGCTCGATCGATGCTCTGCTGGTGATCACCACGACTAACGGCGGCCAAGGCGCGACTGCTGGCTAAGTGATTTAGAGGCCGAAAGATCTGCTCAAGGATAATCAAAAGCAAAATTAGCCCAATAGTGAGCTGCTTACGACTTGGTGATTTTGGTGATCTGCTCATCCAACTTTGATGTTAGCAGCTCAGCTTCAGCTGCGATATCTTGCTGCTGAGTTTTGGCCTCGGCCGATGCTTTAGTGGCAAAATCAGGATTAGCCAGCAATTTGCGGGCACGCTCTCCCCTATTCTTTTGATCATCCCGCTTTTGCTTTAAAACTGCGGCATATTTTTCTATTTTGTCGGGGCTAACCTCCACCCAAACTGCCAAAGCCGTGTTGGTTAAGGCCAGCCCACTCCCCTGCCCCGTCTTTAATGTCGCCCCAGTTAGACCAGTTACAAGGGCTGCGTTTTGATGCAGCAGATCCTCCCCCGTTGTCACGTTGATTTTACCTAAGCTAAGCTCTTTTTGTAAGTTTCTTAACTCACTAATAATAATTTGCAGGTTTTCAAAATCAGCGGCTTGAAGCTTAAAGTCATCAGTTGGCTTAGGCCAGGCTTCAACAATGAGATTTCGCTTTTGCCAAGGTAAATTCTGCCATATCACTTCCGTTACAAACGGGGCCAAGGGGTGGAGCAGTTTCAAAATTGTTTCAAGCCCATACACCAAAACGCTTACGTTGAGCTCAACTTTGCTAGCTTCCAGATACCAATCGGCAAAGTCGTCCCAGAGCAGGCCGTAGATGGCTTGGCCGGCCTGGCTGAACTGGTAAGCTTCGATGTTGGCGGTTGCGTCTTTGATCGCCAGCGACAGGCGAGTCAGGATCCACTTGTCGGCCAAAGCCTTGGGTTTAGGTGCGGTGGGGGAATAAGAATTGTCATTCCGGACTCGATCCGGAATCGATCCTGAATCAAGTTCAGGATGACCAGAAGTTTTATCGAGGACAAATCGGGCCACGTTCCAGAGTTTGTTACAGAAATTGCGGTAACCCTCGACTTTTTGATCTGAGAGCGGCCCATCGTTGCCGGGTCCGATGCCAATGGTTAGGGCCAAGCGCAAAGCATCGGTGCCGTACTTGGCTGTAAGATCAAGCGGGTTAATGACGTTGCCTTTACTCTTACTCATTTTTTTACCTTGAGCATCTTGAACCAGGCCGTGGAGGTAGACCGTTTTAAAGGGGACTTGGCCGGTGCGATAGAGCCCCATCATGATCATGCGGGTGACCCAAAGGTAGAGAATATCGCGGCCCGTATCCATGACGGAGGTGGGGTAGAACTGATCAAAATCGCCAGTCGACATCAGCGTGGCAAAGGGCCATTGGGAGCTGGAAAACCAGGTGTCGAAGGTATCAATTTCGGCCTCGAAATTGCCCTTACCATAGTATTTTTCGGCTTCAGCCGCATCGGTTGTGATCAGGTAAGGGTCCTTGGTTTTATCGTTGCTAGCGTTATAGAAAACCGGAATTTGAATTCCCCAAACGATCTGGCGGCTGATGTTCCAATCACGTAAATTTGTTAACCAATCGACGGCTTGCTTTTTAAATCTAGCCGGCACAAAAGTGATTTCGCCAGCTTCAATAGCTTTAATAGCCGGGCCAACTAGCGGCTCAACTTTGACCCACCACTGCTCGGTTACGAGCGGTTCAATAACGGTGCCGCAGCGATCGTGAACAGCCACACTATGGTGATAATCCATTTCAACATGGTCCATCAGGCCGCGTTCTTCTAGATCGTGGGCCACTTGTTCGCGGGCTTCAGCCACTGGCATACCGGCGTAGCGGACAGCCAGATCAGTCAGGCGGCCGTCGGTGCCAATGCCTTGGATCACTTTGAGTTTGTGGCGCTGGGCCATATCCCAGTCGTTAGGGTCGTGAGCCGGCGTCACTTTAATTACCCCAGTTCCAAAGTCCGGGTCCACATGGGCATCGGCAATAACCGGCAGTGTCCGTTTGCCCCAAAGCAATTCCACTTCCACATCCTGACCAATCCATTTCTGGTATCGCTCGTCTTTTGGGTTAACAGCGATAGCGGTATCGGCAAACATCGGCTCGGGCCGGACTGTTGCCACCACAAAGGGCCCATACTTAACGTAGTAGAGGGGATCGATCCGCTCCTGGTATTTTATTTCGATATCGGCAAAGGCCGCGTGGCAGTTAGGGCACCAGTTGACGATGCGATTGGCCCGGTAAATTAAACCGTCGGAATGCATACGTTTAAAGGTGTCGTAAACGATCTCGACGATGTCCTCATCAAGGGTAAATTTCTGTTTGCTCCAGTCCAAGCTGAAACCGAGTGAGCGCATTTGATCGAGCATCTTTTGTTGGTTGGACATGGTGAAGTCCCAGACTTGCTGGTAAAAATCGGCTCGTTCAAAGTCGGCCCGGGTCTGTCCTTGTTTTGCCAACTCGCGCTCAAAGACGACTTGGGTTTCGATGCCAGCGTGGTCAGTGCCTGGGAACCAGAGGGTAGGGTGCTGCTGCATGCGATGATAGCGCGTCAGAATATCTTCGACCGTGTACATGGCATGTCCGGTGTGCAGGCTGCCGTTAGCATTGGGCGGCGGCAGAATGATGCTAAAGAAGGTTTTTTTCGGATCGCCCGCTGGTTTAAAGGCACCAGATTCTTCCCATAGTTTATAAATATCGGCCTCATGCTCGGCCGGGTTGTAAGTTTTATCCAAAGCCATGGTCAAATTTTAGCACACACCAATCTGTCATCCTCGGACTTGATCCGAGGATCTACGGCTAGATTCTCTGGTCAAGCCAGAGAATGACAACCTATGAATACCCATAGCTCTTTCGTGTGAAATGGTACGATTACAACCATGAGCGAAGGCCCGTCAGCTCAAGACCGCTGGATTCGATCGATTGTCATCTTGCTGGTGATCTATTTATTGTTTCGTTTCGTCATTATAGTTTTTTGAGCCACAACCAAATCCCTGGGGTATAATGAATCCGTCGATCTCGCGAGAGGTCCTTTGAAGTGCGGAGGCATGGACATGGCTATACCGACTCCTGACTATTCCTGCTGGGTAGACGGTGTCTATTACGGCTATTTGGGTGACAGCCTGAGGTTCAGTGAGCACGCCACCTTCACCGGTAAAAGTCTGAAGGACGTTCTGGAGCAACTATTTGCCCACCCAGTCTCCGATCAACTGAGTGGGGACCACGTTCAACTGACACTAGCGGTCGTAGGATATCGGCCCATGACGGCGGAGGATTTGGCTGAGCGCGAGCGGCTCGGGGAGGCTGAAAAGCAGATCACCGTTGAACGGCCCGAGCGCCAGCGCAGCCCGCTGGCTATAAGTCTCGAACGTTTGGGTATCGAAGTGCCGACTTCGCTGCTTTAACCAATCGATCACGGCCCCTAACTACATGCTCAAACTGGGCTCGACCCGCAGCAATTGCGGGTCGATTTTCTTTCCGGCTTGGGCG
Above is a genomic segment from Candidatus Saccharimonadales bacterium containing:
- a CDS encoding pilin gives rise to the protein MNLNLLIFKLAVAQDCSTVSTAKRGLLPTDQQVCSQGINAVFVLLTNALNWLLFAAGTLAVIFVLIGAFQYTISAGNPQSVAKAKNTITFAIVGLVIVILALVIVKFVRGLFT
- a CDS encoding Hsp20/alpha crystallin family protein, coding for MARKNADSSDEDVLNDDFLEGDVEASDEWLGDSEDLEGQLAVDVYQTKDNIVIKAPIAGVKPDQIDISVSDDMLTLRGERVDEKEVDREHYYVQECYWGAFSRSIILPVATVAEKAQASLKDGVLTVTIPKAIQDKVKKIKVEPMG
- a CDS encoding ComF family protein, translating into MLVADHILSLIAPHYCLGCGVEGAPLCPDCLSRQPTKRPTCYRCNKLSPGGRTCPACRRQTKLAGVVVASYYEGVVKELVQALKYQNQVAAAQTLATLITPLLSPTAFDCITAIPGAPSRYRRRGYHQAELIAKAIARATGLPYRPLLGRLEVASQVGISRRKRLEQVRGSFIVRRSALVEGQRILIIDDVLTTGATLSEAALVLKSAGAKSVWGAVAAKH
- a CDS encoding helix-turn-helix domain-containing protein, whose protein sequence is MNSELLESAGLTKSQARAYLALIKNGKLTPPQLAEKLGEGRTNAYMVLDKLVELGLATKSDVAKKLVYQPTNPTALERLVETKRKNALAIEKQVRDNMPQLLNFYYTYLDQPGIRFFSGRDGILRMYEDQRRTRADVYFMRSDADFNALGKDLYLHMEKRGKLGIKTYGIEPDEPDNVEYSKENDKRIGRDMRFLPQGTYTAPVNVYVYGDKTALISYSQELIGTIIESPQIASAMRQILGLVRAGAKIA
- a CDS encoding valine--tRNA ligase yields the protein MALDKTYNPAEHEADIYKLWEESGAFKPAGDPKKTFFSIILPPPNANGSLHTGHAMYTVEDILTRYHRMQQHPTLWFPGTDHAGIETQVVFERELAKQGQTRADFERADFYQQVWDFTMSNQQKMLDQMRSLGFSLDWSKQKFTLDEDIVEIVYDTFKRMHSDGLIYRANRIVNWCPNCHAAFADIEIKYQERIDPLYYVKYGPFVVATVRPEPMFADTAIAVNPKDERYQKWIGQDVEVELLWGKRTLPVIADAHVDPDFGTGVIKVTPAHDPNDWDMAQRHKLKVIQGIGTDGRLTDLAVRYAGMPVAEAREQVAHDLEERGLMDHVEMDYHHSVAVHDRCGTVIEPLVTEQWWVKVEPLVGPAIKAIEAGEITFVPARFKKQAVDWLTNLRDWNISRQIVWGIQIPVFYNASNDKTKDPYLITTDAAEAEKYYGKGNFEAEIDTFDTWFSSSQWPFATLMSTGDFDQFYPTSVMDTGRDILYLWVTRMIMMGLYRTGQVPFKTVYLHGLVQDAQGKKMSKSKGNVINPLDLTAKYGTDALRLALTIGIGPGNDGPLSDQKVEGYRNFCNKLWNVARFVLDKTSGHPELDSGSIPDRVRNDNSYSPTAPKPKALADKWILTRLSLAIKDATANIEAYQFSQAGQAIYGLLWDDFADWYLEASKVELNVSVLVYGLETILKLLHPLAPFVTEVIWQNLPWQKRNLIVEAWPKPTDDFKLQAADFENLQIIISELRNLQKELSLGKINVTTGEDLLHQNAALVTGLTGATLKTGQGSGLALTNTALAVWVEVSPDKIEKYAAVLKQKRDDQKNRGERARKLLANPDFATKASAEAKTQQQDIAAEAELLTSKLDEQITKITKS